One Synechococcus sp. CC9605 genomic window carries:
- a CDS encoding alpha-E domain-containing protein, translated as MLSRVADSLYWINRYLERAENISRFLEVSEAMALDCPPGSAEPWLPLVEVTGDRHRFDRAYPGATPKQVVRFLLLDRSNPNSIVSCIAMARENARQIRDVITTEMWEQINDLHWSLQDDEDIWREPVQEQLRIIRRGCQLVYGITDTTLSRDLSWLFSQLGRLIERADKTSRILDVKYFLLLPSPEEVGGVLDELQWITLLRTAGAYQMYRQSMQHAISPASVARFLLLDPTFPRSVRYCLQGISDTLQQIQRQPNQDTPDDLDCLRGQLLARWSYVRIDNLIEAGLHEAIDQLQQDLNQLHNLIQTRYFTSADLRSIPTDPACVLSSFTA; from the coding sequence GTGCTGAGTCGCGTTGCCGATTCGCTCTACTGGATCAACCGCTATCTGGAACGCGCCGAAAACATCTCGCGCTTTCTGGAGGTGAGTGAAGCGATGGCATTGGACTGTCCTCCGGGCAGCGCCGAACCGTGGCTGCCGCTGGTGGAGGTGACGGGAGATCGCCACCGCTTCGATAGGGCCTACCCCGGTGCCACGCCCAAACAGGTGGTGCGCTTCCTGCTGTTGGACCGCAGCAATCCCAACAGCATCGTGAGTTGCATTGCGATGGCGCGGGAAAACGCACGGCAGATCAGGGATGTGATCACCACGGAAATGTGGGAGCAGATCAATGATCTGCACTGGAGCCTCCAGGACGACGAAGACATCTGGCGGGAACCGGTGCAGGAGCAACTGCGGATCATCCGCCGCGGCTGCCAGCTCGTGTACGGGATCACCGACACCACCTTGAGCCGTGATCTGAGTTGGCTGTTCAGTCAGCTGGGGCGTTTGATCGAACGGGCCGACAAAACCTCCCGCATCCTCGACGTCAAATATTTCCTGCTGCTGCCCTCCCCTGAAGAGGTGGGCGGCGTGCTGGATGAACTGCAATGGATCACCCTGCTACGCACAGCGGGGGCTTATCAGATGTACCGCCAGAGCATGCAGCACGCGATCAGCCCTGCCTCCGTGGCCCGATTTTTGCTGCTGGACCCCACCTTTCCTCGCTCGGTGCGTTACTGCCTACAGGGCATCAGCGACACCTTGCAACAGATCCAGCGACAGCCAAACCAAGACACACCGGATGACCTCGACTGTTTGCGCGGACAACTCCTGGCCCGCTGGAGCTATGTGCGGATCGACAACCTGATCGAAGCCGGTCTGCATGAAGCCATTGACCAGCTTCAGCAGGACCTCAACCAACTCCACAACCTGATCCAGACCCGCTACTTCACCAGCGCCGACCTCCGTTCCATCCCCACCGATCCTGCATGCGTGCTCTCATCGTTCACCGCCTGA
- a CDS encoding transglutaminase family protein: MRALIVHRLTYRYDAPVFLGEHRLCLRPRGQGFQTLVEHQLSVLPEPEQRRELVAASGDEIQRLRFLGSTEELIFEARSLVETRPAPPLESCFNGLEPPLPYPRGQLNSDLQGALEGWLPNGQHEPAAIDLTQEALMGSNQQTLAFLKQLIELIQERVKYTQRHVGPAWPAGRTLRERIGSCRDLAMLMVACCRVVGLPARFVSGYQLQQPPPKDYDLHAWAEVYLPGAGWRGFDPSAGMEVNERYVVLATSSKPELTAAVSGSFNGPPGTNSELTWEIQISEEASATEASPHNLVQAA; encoded by the coding sequence ATGCGTGCTCTCATCGTTCACCGCCTGACGTATCGGTATGACGCCCCTGTTTTCCTCGGGGAACATCGCCTGTGTCTGAGGCCCCGGGGGCAGGGGTTTCAGACCCTGGTGGAACATCAGCTCAGCGTGCTGCCGGAACCGGAGCAACGTCGGGAACTGGTGGCCGCCAGCGGCGATGAAATCCAACGGCTTCGCTTTCTCGGCAGCACTGAGGAACTGATCTTTGAAGCTCGCAGCCTGGTGGAGACCCGACCGGCACCACCGCTGGAAAGCTGCTTCAACGGATTGGAACCACCCCTGCCCTACCCACGCGGCCAACTCAACAGCGACCTTCAGGGGGCCCTGGAGGGCTGGTTGCCCAACGGCCAGCACGAACCCGCGGCCATCGACCTCACCCAGGAAGCACTGATGGGCAGCAACCAGCAAACCCTGGCTTTTCTAAAGCAACTGATTGAGCTGATTCAAGAGCGGGTGAAATACACCCAACGCCATGTGGGCCCCGCTTGGCCGGCTGGTCGAACCCTGCGCGAACGGATCGGCTCCTGCCGTGATCTGGCCATGCTGATGGTGGCCTGCTGCCGTGTCGTGGGTCTCCCCGCCCGCTTCGTGAGTGGCTATCAACTGCAGCAGCCTCCCCCGAAGGATTACGACCTGCATGCCTGGGCGGAGGTTTACCTGCCGGGAGCGGGCTGGCGCGGCTTTGACCCCAGTGCCGGGATGGAGGTCAACGAGCGCTATGTGGTGCTGGCCACCTCCTCCAAGCCGGAACTCACAGCAGCCGTGAGCGGCAGCTTCAACGGCCCCCCGGGAACAAACAGTGAATTGACCTGGGAGATTCAGATCAGCGAGGAAGCCTCGGCAACGGAGGCCTCCCCACACAACCTGGTTCAGGCCGCCTGA
- a CDS encoding GTP 3',8-cyclase MoaA, translating into MSTSLPLADRLNRPIGVLRLSLTARCNLACPYCCPDVEEPPGLLTLEQQIRVIRVATRLGVQTLRLTGGEPLLSRRLLPLLEAVAQARRDRSDPMAGLQAVALTSNGVLLSEPMGRALRAAGLDRITISLDAAEGEAAARMAGLQGGAVAGERLVRQVQDGIAAAFAAGFDPSRGELKLNAVIQRGINDDQLLPLAALARQRGMELRLIEYMDVGNRNQWTLDQVLPAAQMVERINARWPLEPLGRPRGGTARRWRYGDGAGSIGVISSISEPFCGDCNRLRVTADGQAFTCLFSAEGTDLKPALASDLQLEQAMRQLWQRRQDRYSEERDPAAAASTHAEMAYLGG; encoded by the coding sequence ATGAGCACGTCGCTGCCGCTTGCTGACCGCCTCAACCGGCCTATCGGGGTGCTGCGGTTGTCGCTCACGGCCCGTTGCAATCTCGCCTGTCCGTACTGCTGTCCGGATGTGGAGGAGCCCCCTGGCCTGCTCACCCTTGAGCAGCAGATTCGCGTTATTCGTGTGGCCACGCGCCTGGGGGTACAAACGTTGAGGCTCACCGGTGGAGAGCCGTTGTTGAGCCGGCGTTTGTTGCCTTTGCTGGAGGCGGTGGCGCAGGCCCGGCGGGATCGCTCGGATCCGATGGCCGGTTTACAGGCCGTGGCGCTCACCAGCAACGGGGTGCTGTTGTCGGAACCGATGGGGCGGGCGTTGCGTGCCGCAGGGCTGGATCGCATCACCATCAGCCTGGATGCAGCGGAAGGGGAAGCTGCGGCGCGCATGGCTGGTCTTCAGGGTGGTGCCGTGGCTGGGGAACGCCTGGTGCGCCAGGTGCAGGACGGCATCGCGGCGGCCTTCGCCGCTGGCTTTGACCCCTCACGCGGTGAGCTCAAGCTCAATGCCGTGATCCAACGGGGGATCAATGACGATCAGCTGTTGCCCTTGGCCGCTTTGGCGCGGCAGCGGGGGATGGAGCTGCGTTTGATCGAATATATGGATGTGGGCAACCGCAACCAGTGGACGCTGGACCAGGTGCTCCCGGCGGCGCAGATGGTGGAGCGTATTAATGCCCGTTGGCCTCTTGAACCGCTGGGTCGACCGCGGGGTGGGACGGCCCGGCGTTGGCGCTATGGCGATGGCGCCGGATCCATCGGTGTGATCTCTTCCATCAGCGAGCCGTTCTGCGGGGATTGCAACCGTTTGCGTGTCACCGCAGATGGGCAGGCGTTCACCTGCCTGTTCTCGGCTGAAGGCACCGATCTGAAGCCCGCACTCGCGTCGGATCTTCAGCTTGAGCAGGCCATGCGCCAGCTCTGGCAGCGGCGTCAAGACCGCTACAGCGAGGAGCGTGATCCAGCCGCCGCTGCGTCAACCCATGCGGAAATGGCGTATCTGGGGGGCTGA
- a CDS encoding molybdenum cofactor guanylyltransferase has translation MLSGGSSRRMGRDKALLPHPSGGVWLTALVDQLLPLGYPVQVLSRHAAHAELLAHRPGCSVVLEPPPWNGPLQALARLLPSQPGEALLVLPVDMPCLNTAVVRRLIAAWKRAPEQAAVAHDGQRLQPLLAVIPSGSPFRSCLDQQLQRGELRWMDWLARVPHQAVRLPAEALVNANCPADLAALEG, from the coding sequence TTGCTCAGTGGCGGAAGCAGCCGTCGCATGGGGCGTGACAAGGCTCTTTTGCCGCATCCCTCCGGTGGTGTCTGGCTCACGGCCCTGGTCGACCAGTTGTTGCCGCTCGGTTATCCGGTGCAGGTGTTGAGTCGTCATGCCGCCCACGCAGAACTCCTGGCCCACCGGCCGGGATGTTCCGTGGTGCTGGAGCCACCTCCCTGGAATGGCCCCCTGCAGGCGCTGGCCAGGCTGTTGCCGTCCCAACCTGGGGAGGCCTTGTTGGTGCTGCCGGTGGACATGCCCTGTTTGAACACCGCCGTTGTCCGGCGACTCATCGCAGCCTGGAAGCGTGCCCCGGAGCAGGCAGCGGTGGCCCATGACGGTCAACGGCTGCAGCCGTTGCTGGCGGTGATCCCCTCCGGTTCTCCCTTCCGCTCTTGCCTTGATCAGCAACTGCAACGCGGAGAGTTGCGCTGGATGGATTGGTTGGCCCGCGTTCCCCATCAGGCGGTGCGCTTGCCTGCAGAGGCGTTGGTGAATGCCAACTGCCCTGCAGATCTGGCAGCGTTGGAGGGATGA
- a CDS encoding NarK family nitrate/nitrite MFS transporter, whose product MLGDLWSFQGRYRTLHLTWIAFFLTFVVWFNLAPLATTVKTDLGLTVGQIRTVAICNVALTIPARVLIGMLLDKFGPRITYSSILVFSAIPCLLFASAQDFNQLVVARLLLSIVGAGFVIGIRMVAEWFPPKEIGLAEGIYGGWGNFGSAFSALTMVALAGFLSFSGGFELPTGAVLNWRGAIALTGIVSAVYGLFYFFNVTDTPPGKTYQRPEKTAGLEVTSMRDFWGLLGMNVPFAAILCVLCWRLGKVGFLTPSTYPLALGAVAVWFAFQTWGIIRTNRDLILGNKVYPKEDRYEFRQVAILELTYIVNFGSELAVVSMLPTFFETTFDLPKATAGILASCFAFVNLVARPAGGLISDSVGSRKNTMGFLTAGLGVGYLVMSMIKPGTFTGTTGIAVAVVITMLASFFVQSGEGATFALVPLVKRRVTGQVAGLVGAYGNVGAVTYLTIFSLLPMWMGGGGEPTPEVIAASNSAFFQILGVAGLIVAFFCFFFLKEPKGSFADLHEGETA is encoded by the coding sequence ATGCTTGGCGACCTCTGGTCGTTCCAGGGCAGGTACCGAACCCTTCACCTGACCTGGATCGCCTTCTTCCTGACCTTCGTGGTCTGGTTCAACCTGGCCCCTCTGGCCACCACCGTGAAAACGGACCTGGGTCTGACCGTTGGTCAGATCCGCACCGTGGCCATTTGCAACGTGGCTCTCACCATTCCGGCCCGCGTGCTGATCGGCATGCTCCTGGACAAATTCGGACCCCGGATCACCTACTCCTCGATCCTGGTGTTCTCGGCGATTCCCTGCCTGCTGTTTGCGTCCGCTCAGGACTTCAACCAGCTGGTGGTGGCACGTTTGCTGCTCTCCATCGTTGGCGCCGGCTTCGTGATCGGCATCCGCATGGTGGCCGAGTGGTTCCCGCCCAAGGAAATCGGCCTGGCTGAAGGAATTTACGGCGGCTGGGGGAACTTCGGCTCCGCCTTCTCCGCCCTCACCATGGTGGCCCTCGCTGGCTTCCTCTCCTTCTCCGGCGGCTTCGAGCTGCCCACCGGCGCTGTTCTGAACTGGCGCGGTGCCATCGCCCTGACCGGCATCGTCTCCGCCGTCTACGGCCTCTTCTACTTCTTCAACGTCACCGACACCCCGCCTGGCAAGACGTACCAGCGCCCTGAGAAAACCGCAGGTCTGGAAGTCACCTCCATGCGCGACTTCTGGGGACTGCTGGGCATGAACGTGCCCTTCGCAGCCATTCTCTGCGTGCTCTGCTGGCGTCTTGGCAAGGTGGGCTTCCTCACTCCAAGCACCTATCCATTGGCACTCGGTGCTGTTGCCGTCTGGTTTGCCTTCCAGACCTGGGGAATCATTCGTACCAACCGCGACCTGATCCTCGGCAACAAGGTTTATCCCAAGGAAGACCGCTACGAGTTCCGCCAGGTTGCGATCCTCGAGCTCACTTACATCGTGAATTTCGGCTCCGAACTGGCCGTGGTTTCGATGCTGCCCACCTTCTTTGAAACCACCTTCGATCTGCCGAAGGCCACCGCCGGAATCCTTGCGTCCTGCTTCGCTTTCGTGAACCTGGTCGCCCGCCCTGCTGGTGGTCTTATCTCCGACAGCGTCGGCAGCCGTAAGAACACCATGGGCTTCCTCACCGCCGGTCTCGGCGTGGGCTACCTGGTAATGAGCATGATCAAGCCGGGCACCTTTACCGGCACCACCGGCATCGCTGTTGCCGTGGTGATCACCATGCTCGCCTCCTTCTTCGTGCAGTCCGGTGAAGGCGCCACCTTCGCGCTGGTGCCCCTGGTCAAGCGTCGCGTCACCGGTCAGGTGGCCGGCCTGGTGGGTGCCTACGGCAACGTTGGTGCTGTGACCTACCTGACCATCTTCAGCCTCCTGCCGATGTGGATGGGCGGCGGCGGCGAACCCACCCCCGAGGTGATCGCGGCTTCCAACAGTGCCTTCTTCCAGATCCTGGGAGTGGCTGGTCTGATCGTGGCCTTCTTCTGCTTCTTCTTCCTGAAGGAACCCAAGGGGTCCTTCGCAGACCTGCACGAAGGCGAAACCGCCTGA